The Streptomyces sp. NBC_00435 nucleotide sequence GCGATCCTGGCCCAGCTGTCGCGTACCGAGCGTGGCGATCTCGCGGCCCTGCTACGCCAGTTGACCGCTCCGTTCGACAACGTCCCCGGCTAGTCCCTGCCCCGGCAGTCCGGGCAGGTCCGCGGGCCGTACGCCGGCCCGCCGGGCCAGGGCGACCGCCGCGAGCGTGGAGTGCACGCCGAGCTTGCCCAGCACGTTCTGCATGTGGGTGCGCACCGTGTGCGGGGAGAGGAACAGCCGCGCGGCCACGTCCTTGCGGCCCAGCCCCGCCACCATGCAGCGCAGCACCTCGTGCTCGCGCGGCGTGAGGGACTCCACGAGCCGTTCGCTGTCCGTACGGTGCTTCCGCGCGGCGGTCAGTTCCCGGAGCACTCCGGTGAGCAGCGCGGGCGGAAGGTGGGTCTCCTCGCGCAGGACGCCGCGGATGACGGCCAGCAGCCGCGAGAGCGAACAGTCCTTGGCCACCCAGCCCGAGGCGCCGGCCTGGAGTGCCAGGGCGGCCCGGCGCGGGTCGTCGCGCTCGGCGAGCACGACCGTACGGACCCCGGGGTGGGACACGCGTACGCCTGCCACCAGCGCGATCCCGTCGGAGGCGCTCGGTGGCCCGGAGCCGGACTCCCGCTGGGCCGGTACTCCCGCGACGGCGGCGGTGAGGTCGGCGTCGACCAGCAGGACGTCGAAGCGGCGGCCCTCGGCCACCGCGCGTTCGAGGCAGCGCAGCGCGGCGGGGCCACTGCCGGCCGCGGAGACGTCCACGTCCGGTTCGGCCGCGAGCGCGGCGGCGAGAGATTCGGCGAAGATGCGGTGATCGTCGACCACGAGTACCCGGATACGAACCACAAAACCCCCAAGGGTCGGGGAACGGACGACTGCGGGTACGGCGCCCGGACCGGGTGATCCGCAGGCGCCTCGGCCGCCGCCGTGACATCTCTGCACTACCCCGGACCGGACGTCGTACCCGACTTGTCTCGACCCCTGAATCAACACCGGCCCCCACCGGTGTCACGCATCAGCGTAGGGCCGGGGGCGACCGGCGGTTGGCCGAATAGCAGAAGTTTTTCGAGCGATTTTCCGGCGAGGCGCTCCTGACGGGGCTTGACGGTGGCTTGAAATCGACGGTTCTCCGCCCCAGTTGGTCTTGTTCGGGCCCATCGTGTGCCGCGGGCAGTTGCACACGGTGTATTTCACCCGGCGTGCGCACGCCGGGCGCCCGCGCGAAGCGCCCGGCGACGGCGCACCCCGAACGCACGCGCGCCCCCGCCCTGTCCGGGCGGGGGCGTGCGTGCGGGGCGCAGGCCCGGTCAGCCGCGGCGGGCGCGGGTGAAGTTCCAGGCGTCCGTCACGATGCCCGTGAGGTCCGAGCGGACCGGGGTCCAGCCGAGGCGCTCGTGGGCCGTGCGGGCGGAGGCGACGAGGGTGGCCGGGTCACCGGCCCGGCGCGGGGCGACGACCTCGGGGATCTCCTTTCCGGTGACCTTGCGGACCGTCTCGATGACCTCGCGGACCGAGAATCCGTTGCCGTTGCCGAGGTTGCAGATGAGGTGCTCCCCCTCGGTGGCGACACGCAGCGCGGCCAGGTGGGCCTGCGCCAGGTCGGCGACGTGGATGTAGTCCCGTACGCAGGTGCCGTCCGGGGTCGGGTAGTCCTCCCCGAACACCGAGATCGACTCCCGCTCGCCGAGTGCCACCTGCAGCACCAGCGGGATCAGGTGCGTCTCGGGGTCGTGCAGCTCACCGAACTCCCCGTACGCCCCGGCCACGTTGAAGTAGCGCAGCGACACCGCCGCGAGGCCGTGCGCGACGCACTCCCCCGCGATCATGTGGTCGACGGCCAGCTTCGAGGCCCCGTACGGGTTGGTGGGGGCGGTCACCGAGGATTCGGTCAGCGGCCCGTCGGCCGGCTCCCCGTAGGTGGCCGCGGTGGAGGAGAACACCAGTCGGCGCACGCCGGCCCCGCGCATCGCGGCCAGCAGGGCCAGGGTGCCGCCTACGTTGTTCTCCCAGTACTTGCCCGGGTTCACCACGGACTCGCCTACCTGCGAGGAGGCGGCGAAGTGCAGGACCCCGTCGTACGAGGGGTCCAGGTACTGGGCGGCATCCTGGATGCGGCCCT carries:
- a CDS encoding response regulator transcription factor; protein product: MVRIRVLVVDDHRIFAESLAAALAAEPDVDVSAAGSGPAALRCLERAVAEGRRFDVLLVDADLTAAVAGVPAQRESGSGPPSASDGIALVAGVRVSHPGVRTVVLAERDDPRRAALALQAGASGWVAKDCSLSRLLAVIRGVLREETHLPPALLTGVLRELTAARKHRTDSERLVESLTPREHEVLRCMVAGLGRKDVAARLFLSPHTVRTHMQNVLGKLGVHSTLAAVALARRAGVRPADLPGLPGQGLAGDVVERSGQLA
- the galE gene encoding UDP-glucose 4-epimerase GalE, whose translation is MSKTATSKYLVTGGAGYVGGVVAAHLLEAGHEVTVLDDLSTGFRSGVPAGAAFIEGRIQDAAQYLDPSYDGVLHFAASSQVGESVVNPGKYWENNVGGTLALLAAMRGAGVRRLVFSSTAATYGEPADGPLTESSVTAPTNPYGASKLAVDHMIAGECVAHGLAAVSLRYFNVAGAYGEFGELHDPETHLIPLVLQVALGERESISVFGEDYPTPDGTCVRDYIHVADLAQAHLAALRVATEGEHLICNLGNGNGFSVREVIETVRKVTGKEIPEVVAPRRAGDPATLVASARTAHERLGWTPVRSDLTGIVTDAWNFTRARRG